From one Dermacentor silvarum isolate Dsil-2018 chromosome 3, BIME_Dsil_1.4, whole genome shotgun sequence genomic stretch:
- the LOC125944324 gene encoding UPF0746 protein DDB_G0281095-like produces the protein MRPYMRLPGGATQQQQQQQQQQQQQQQQQQQQQQQQQQQQQQQQQQQQQQQQQQQQQQQQQQQQQQQQQQQQQQQQQQQQQQQQQQQQQQQQQQQQQQQQQQQQQQQQQQQQQQQQQQQQQQQQQQQQARAAAEQHVSHGLLLLLLLLLEARVFRQESFVLKESTQSHVRRRG, from the exons ATGCGGCCGTACATGCGGTTGCCAGGGGGCGCAACG cagcagcagcagcagcagcagcagcagcagcagcagcagcagcagcagcagcagcagcagcagcagcagcagcagcagcagcagcagcagcagcagcagcagcagcagcagcagcagcagcagcagcagcagcagcagcagcagcagcagcagcagcagcagcagcagcagcagcagcagcagcagcagcagcagcagcagcagcagcagcagcagcagcagcagcagcagcagcagcagcagcagcagcagcagcagcagcagcagcagcagcagcagcagcagcagcagcagcagcagcagcagcagcagcagcagcagcagcagcagcagcagcagcagcagcaagcacgagcagcagcagagcagcatGTTTCTCAtggactgctgctgctgctgctgctgctgctagagGCGCGGGTGTTTCgccaagaaagcttcgttttaaaagaaTCAACGCAGTCACACGTGCGCCGCAGAGGTTGA